A window from Thalassophryne amazonica chromosome 15, fThaAma1.1, whole genome shotgun sequence encodes these proteins:
- the LOC117525893 gene encoding GTPase IMAP family member 9-like isoform X2, whose protein sequence is MTSKLSDDGAFIRNDEELRIVLVGKTGNGKSATGNTILGWKCFKSTFAAASLTVNCSKGKTTVDGQQVAVIDTPGLFDTRFVQEKTTKDLSQCITYASPGPHVFLIIIKLGRYTAEEKNSVQKIQQIFGEDADKYSMVLFTHGDQLDNTIEEFLEESPELQELVARCNGEYHVFGNREKDHTQVTELLKKIRKIAAKNGGSHYTNEMFQEAERKIEEEKQRLLEKDKEKIRKEKEELENQIRAKYDEQMKKQAEQFQAERERERRERDTERKMERDERDAERKRDREEKERMMEKMREQQERELKEKMKQLEEKIEKEKRAEAENKNPFLSLLTKFVDVVFGKCCIS, encoded by the coding sequence GAGCTTTTATTCGAAATGATGAGGAGTTGAGGATTGTGTTGGTTGGGAAGACCGGAAATGGTAAGAGTGCCACTGGAAACACCATCTTGGGCTGGAAGTGTTTTAAGTCAACCTTCGCTGCAGCATCCCTCACGGTCAACTGCTCGAAGGGCAAAACCACTGTGGATGGACAGCAGGTGGCTGTGATTGACACCCCGGGCCTCTTTGACACCAGGTTTGTACAGGAGAAAACAACTAAAGACTTGAGTCAGTGTATCACTTATGCTAGTCCTGGGCCCCACGTGTTCCTGATCATCATCAAGCTGGGCAGATACACGGCAGAGGAAAAGAATTCAGTGCAGAAGATCCAACAGATATTTGGTGAGGATGCAGACAAATACAGCATGGTTCTCTTCACTCATGGTGACCAGCTCGACAACACCATTGAGGAGTTCCTGGAggaaagtccagaactgcaggaACTGGTGGCCAGATGCAACGGAGAGTACCACGTTTTTGGGAACAGGGAGAAAGATCACACTCAGGTCACCGAGCTGCTGAAGAAGATCAGGAAGATAGCTGCAAAGAACGGTGGAAGCCACTACACCAACGAGATGTTCCAAGAGGCAGAGAGGAAAATTGAAGAGGAGAAGCAACGGCTTCTGGAGAAGGATAAGGAGAAAATCCGCAAAGAGAAAGAGGAGCTGGAAAATCAAATACGGGCGAAGTATGATGAACAGATGAAGAAACAGGCTGAGCAATTCCAggctgagagagagagggagaggagagagagggacACCGAAAGGAAGAtggagagagatgagagagatgcagagagaaagagagatagaGAAGAGAAGGAAAGAATGATGGAAAaaatgagggagcagcaggagaggGAGTTGAAAGAGAAAATGAAGCAGTTGGAGGaaaaaattgaaaaagaaaaGAGAGCAGAAGCTGAGAACAAAAATCCATTTCTTTCTTTGTTAACTAAATTTGTAGATGTCGTATTTGGAAAATGTTGTATTTCATGA